ACGGGCCTGTTGCTGGGCCTGCTGATCGCGCGCCGCTGAACCCTCACCTCGCGGGCCGCCGGCGGGCGCGAATCCTTCGACCCGCCGGCGGTGCGCACATCAGAACATGCCCATACGCAAATCCTTGCTCGGCGTCGCCTCCAGCCTGGTCGAACTGGGGCGCACGCGTTTCGAGCTGCTGGCGCTGGAAGCCTCCGCGGAAAAAGGCCGGCTGCTCAAGCTGCTGGGCTGTTCCTTCGCGGCCCTGTTGTTCCTGACCCTGGCCGTGCTGGTATTTTCCATTTGGGTGGCCGTGTACTTCTGGCCCACCGATGAACGCTATCTGGCGTTCGGCGCGCTGGCGGCCGGTTATGCCATCCTGGGCGTCATCCTGCTGCTGGTCGTGCGCCGCATGCTGACGCAGGGCCCGGCGCCCTTCGCCGCCACGATGGAAGAACTGGCGCGAGACGTGCAGTTGCTCGAGCACCTGCGCATCAAGGCCCAGGAGGAAGAAGAAGCCGAACGCCGCGCCGAAGCCGAACGCCAAGCCCACGCCGCCCGCCGGCGGGAGACGCGCCATGAGTAAATTGTCCCCCGAGGTAGACCGCCAGGTGCGCATCGAGTTGCTGCGCGCCCGTGCCGCGGTCGAGCGCCAGGCGCTGGTGCACAACGTCGCCGGACTGACGCAGTCCCTGTCGCCTTCGCATCTGGTCAAGGGCCTGGTGCCGCGCTTCGGCGCGAGCAATATGCCCGGCCTGGCCTGGCAGGCCTTCAACCTGGCGCGCCGCTACCCCATCATCACATCCACGCTATCC
This genomic interval from Bordetella genomosp. 8 contains the following:
- a CDS encoding phage holin family protein translates to MPIRKSLLGVASSLVELGRTRFELLALEASAEKGRLLKLLGCSFAALLFLTLAVLVFSIWVAVYFWPTDERYLAFGALAAGYAILGVILLLVVRRMLTQGPAPFAATMEELARDVQLLEHLRIKAQEEEEAERRAEAERQAHAARRRETRHE